Below is a genomic region from Zea mays cultivar B73 chromosome 9, Zm-B73-REFERENCE-NAM-5.0, whole genome shotgun sequence.
cctgggggggtttggtgtgtagagcaagggtgagtacacatcaacatactcagcaagtatcctgtttggctgtagtggactagctttatgtggggataagtcaagcagttgcttttagttggtcagattattatttactagtagaaagccaagttttagcattaacccaagttattagcccaatgtaccctttccaaacggaaagaataccacttaccagcaccatagccataaccaaaaccatcgatctcatagtcacctgtaccataatgtctctgatcaagtaccactaatcattggagctcccttggccgctcataaccgtgagcacggctgatatatcagttttcaaacactctgcagaggttgtgcactttacccacaagccgtgattccctttctgcccggagagagctactccccattgaccactacctaggtggcctagcagggcatcactacgtagcctttacaaagattccccggggctgtagccacccgttaggtttcctaaatgtaccgcactcctccctaagggacaaatcaaccttggcagagcgagccgcatacaccgagccccattgacggcacgacggctaagtgaactacatcccggatcctctaattattcagctaagggcaccccattccaccctcatggttgcactgttttcccgggcggtcatccatagaacaggtccttacggagaggcgctcgagaaaccgctcgagcccccttgaagatcacaagtacaacatcataataagagaagggaaaacaacgtatcatagataatctcatcatgttcattgattagagttaagcaatagcataaagctaggtaataataatccaacccaaataggtaatcaaggacatggataacaaaagctagtcaatccttaggtataaatgtgtaaagcgggaggtgaattaaagaatgaataggacagagataggtcaaaggacacttgcctccaccaaccgactgctgctcaggggcttctcctgcgagttcctcgggctcttcgaccggatcgttctctatgcgattgcaagcatacatacattcatccattcaaattgggaaacaaacagtacatcatacaagggaacaaataaagtgaatatgcatcaagtatgacattcaatatcgcattcattatggttagaaagaaacgggaaaaggtctcgcaggggttaaagcttatgcactaacgattagTTAcagttggttctaacaaaagaatttagttatatgcactaatgggaacctagtcatttttagttgatcaacattgaactggataaacaattgattatatgaatcaactagcgtaatggaattctaaattaaatttcctatttcaatatcatgaacaatgattagcctgcctaaaacaaaataaataaaaggacataaactgaaataaaataaaataaaataaaaaaaacaggggggcggttgaaccggccagggggcggttgaaccggcctgggcaggggcggctgggcagggcgcgggcgtggggcagggggcggccgaacggggcgcgcagggggctgggccggccaaggcagcggccgagccgggggcgcgggcggccgaaccggcctgggggcggggcagggcgcgcaggggcggcggcggccgagccggccaagggcggccgagccgggcggcgggcgcgcaggggcggcggcggccgagccggccaaggggcggccgagctgggcggcggttgggccggggagggggaggggaggggagagggaagggagggggagggggaggggaaccTTACCGGGGACAGGGACGGGCGGAcgaaccggcgacgagcaggggcggcggctagagagaaaatgggagaaagggagggagagagagggggttTTGGGAAaagagggaggggcggctgggccaactgggcccaaaagggggcgcgggcgggggggggggggggggggctgagccggcagggggcggctgggccggccggggcggcccacggcgcgggggagAGAAAAGGAggagggagagaaagaaaaagaaaaagaaagaaaatgttttttcttcttttcgaaatccgatcttcttagatgaatgcacttacattcctaagcaatcaaagaatgcatagttcggcatggtgcatcaaacaacataaagtaatttagggtttttctttacacgggaattccaagccgaattccgttataactttggaaaagatcaaggtttagcgagggaatgagaaaaagaaaagggtaacgcctgaatttggtgagagaaaagaagaaaaaattctacccccaaattcagggcgttacactgcTTTTCCTTGGCGGTCGATGAGAAGGACGGTCTTACTTGCGCAACTTATGATGCTCTTGtgcttagttagccaatccattcctaggatcacatcaatcccttgggagagcaagacggttaagtctgccaagaacactaccccacttaaaagaattctgacttgggagtacttgagctggcatagaaggtctgaccccaGGGTTCGGGTGACCAGAGGGATTTctaggggtgtagaggggatgccatgtttttccacaaaactagtggctataaatgagtgggatgctcctgaatcaaaaagtacagtagcgggagtaaattcgacaagaaactcaccgagcactactcctggAGCTTGCTGGGCCTCTTGGGCATCGACGTGGTTAACTCGTGCTCTGCCCTGGTACTGGGTCCTGCTCTGCTGACTGTTGGAGGGGAGTGCCTTGGAGGCAGGTGTCGAGgtaatcttggggccattcacctagTTGGAGTAGGTAGGTTCGGGTGCCTTCAACTAGGGACAattattcttgaagtgactggggtcttcGCAGTGCCAATAGGCATTTGCtggcggttggttgcttgcaaccgagggggcctgaaaggagctctgactctgctgactataacgtgacggagtgggtccagctggtctattgaagcttggtcccttgggtggaagcCCGAAggatcgagctctctggtgatggtcttgctgctgagctcggagaacctagaatttcctcttgaggtgccctttttcttcctcttttgccctttccacttgtatggctttgttggagaggtgcgagaagttgaggaaatcttggctagcgaggatggtcttgagttctggtcttagccctttcaaaaaacgggccatcttcttggtTTCGGTGCTGACATCGTCAGGCGCGTAACGAGCCAACTtgtgaatttgtgcacgtactcactgacagatcttccaccttgagttagttcccggaattcatcttccttgagttGAACGATCCCCTGGGGTATATGGTGCTCATGGAAAGCCGTTTCAAATTCTACCCAGGTAGCGCCCCTAACGGTCgcgctgaaggtatcccaccatgctagggccatcccagaaagttgatgagcagccaattGAACATGCTGATTTTCGGGGCATCTGATGGCTTCCAGTTTCCTCTTGATCGTGTGCAGCCAGTCGtcggcatcgaggggattgctggatccagcgaacgtgggaggcttgagtctcagaaattctctcatcctgtcctgtggtcttccaccacctgggcgttggttctccagacttctagtgaggacttcaatgagtcgggtttgattggctagaacttgggccaaatctagtggtagttccggaggtgcggggaggtgggtctcactcccttctcctccagcttctccttctgctcctaggggaaaccctgctccaatcctgGAGGTGGTAGgcatggttttatccgaagccatctgccaggggaaaAGAGTTACTACTATGCACATGCCATATTTTTTTAACAAGTTACTTTATTCATTAAACAAGTTCATTACAACATTCAATTATCATAAGTTCATTACACACGAGTGCTATctagggtactcccgaactccttctctaaagtgtccccaaattccttgagaaggtcatcaaggctggctagGGACATTTCCTCGGTGTCGGACGAGTTCCCTATTCTGGTAGGAGGTAGGGCTAGAGGGTCTTCTTCCTTCTGCTCggtctggcatccttggcttttggtcttcttgcggatttttcttgcgggggcgagcttctttagcttcttgtcgtaatccatcttcagagtgcggtaggcctcacgggtgttggtTCCTCGCCTTCCGCTATCTCGAGactctcttgaagggacgcctttTCCCTTGTAAGCTCCCTGACTTGTTGCTCcaagctttccacccgggagtttaggtgagtgcagtgggaggcaaggtcatcatattagttatcgagagtgtggaggtatccagccatgtagacgatggtggggtcatcctcggtagggtctctccctgacagggcctgaagtcttttcctccaggcgggggtatttttgttgctgggtggaaagtagcgaaggggggtttcaaagattactttgttgtagttctggcatagttgtcggagggctttttgggcaacattttggcaagtatcTGGGAAGCGGTATCTGGTGAAAGTGACTTGGAAAGGAGAATGGTTCgggtagtttcggctttctcctaggtagactgccatagagcacttctccATTCCATTCTCGAGatattccttccagacatattctggcttcttgcggattcccatgcgaagcgcacaacttTGCAATAGATGTGGGAACCCctccacctctgagcagtaggatgtcctaatgaccagagagtcttccatctggaataggaaaagaagggtctgttaatatcgggggaaaggagagaagatttttcttggggtaagaggtattttcttataaggcaacttttaaggtcagggctgcgacctatggccagtcctatggctctgataccacctgaagcgtctcgatcctttgggactcaaatgtgatacaattactagtcccaggaggctagtaaccacattccttacttcaaatagtacagagttttgaataaaggttattacaataccggggtacaagctcgagagagagccaGAATATAAAACGCAGTAGAAGgcacactagcccaagccacaggcagaactgggtgtagACAcggccctctcaatcaagcatagcagaaaagaagtcttcggctgctgaaaaacataaataaatctgggtgaatacactaggtattccgcaagcccatcccgctcccgtaaagagaaagatgCCTATATCATACATGTTTTATATAGTGGAGTTAAAGTCGCTCTTcttttctcagagaaaggcagtttATGTAGGGTTTTTCCCAAGGAAATAAAAATAACacaatactcaaccaccactgagcttcccgctcccgtggccttgttttAATTTTCAAATACGCacttacacacacatttccctgttcccggaggttgtaaaaatctctaattgtcataccacaccagactcgtccataccagtggacacggactattcgaataggtttcaactctgcgcagaggggtacactttacccactagtccggtttctgcgatctcaccgtcgcgagacccgaatgccgaatctctttctttcctcgcacgtcctaaccttaacggttataccggaaggagtcaggccaccgccatgtccaaatcggacaaaacattccccctccttatcctcccggtgctccccagccttcataaccttggggttggaccgtacgagttcggattgagtgactgcccacacagtctcgagtggttgtactatttatgagtacaggtagtgaaagatgacaaaccggtccttgtatgaggggacaatccttctgttcacgcctaaaccagctgagccaacaccttaggccctcccctaaaccagggagtccctgatcatcccactcccaaggtgatgagggtgactacccttcatcgcacatctTTTTTTCTTTCTAAAAACCTCTTTTGAAGAAACACATTGCCCTTTCTCCCATCCCATATTTTGTATCCAAAagatatatgttaatgcgggctatctctctactCATAATGCAAATATTCCACCCTAAAATCCCggcctaggtagtggtagaaagaataggtaatttatgcatcaagggaaggatggacttgccttcgtcgaagctttcctggcacaaaaggtctacctccgggagatcgggctctgacccttcttccggggctacgggttccggatcgacggtcaccgcttcttctagtaaaacaggcaataaacaatacatcaatagtaGTTTACTAATtggagtgtgtcattttctaatattattattacatgtgactttagaaagtattttgataatttttggtgcataaaatattgagatgtAATAATTAAAGAAGAAAAGGctgaaaaggaaaaaaagaaaaggatttaAGCTCTGGTGGGCCTGGGGGGGAATCTGGCCCAGCCGGGCgtagggcgcgcgcgggcgcgattGCACTGGCCCAGCTGCGGCCCAAGGCAGAAGATGGCGCGGACGCGCGAGGGGTGACGCCGTTTCTgcggggcccacacgtcagagagaGCGGGAGGGGGGAACGACGCCAACGGTCGACGAGGCGaggtgaaccggccgtccgcgggggagAACCCGGTCGCCGGTGGGCTCGACGGCGATTCATCGTCGGTGACCCGGTTCTTGGGAAACGGGCAGGCACTCTAGCATGAGGAGGGGCTGACAAGCTTGGGGGCGGGCCCAATTTGGCCAGAGGAGGCTAGGAGGGGGCtgaccgcggggaggtggcggagctccgcggcgggaGTCGTCGCCGGTGAGGTTCGTGTGGGGATTGGGGTAGGGGAGTGGTGTCCCAAGCTCGCGGCGATGTGGCGCAACTGATGAGCCTATCTAATTTCTCGCCGaactgccatagggggagggaaAAGAGGGAAAAGGGCTTACCGGAGGGGAAGAAGACGGCGGCGCTTAGCGCGATTGCTCGGGTGAGGGGGAAGATGggtggctgaggccggtgcggggCTAATGGGTGCTCGGggcggcccttttataggcgcccgagggaagGGGAGCGGCGGAGTTGGGCGGACGCCGGTGAGGTTGCACAGCGCCGGAGTTAATGCCGCACAACGGCGACGATGAGACCGCACGGTGGGCGGTGCCGTGCAAGGACGCGGTCGCTGcggcgaggacggggcggtgccaaactttcctgtgcggcgaggggatGGGCAAGGGGACGGCGCGAGGAAGAGGACGGTGGCCGGAGGTGACCGCGGTGAAGCCGTACGCGGCGAGGACGACGGGGTGATTGACTGGAGGGGCCAGTCTGCCAGTGGGAGCGGTCGCGAGCGAGGGCGAGGGGGCGGGGACTGACGAGTGGGGAAGGCGCGTCAGCGGTGTGCGGGCGCGAGCTCGGAGTGGGCCGGAGGTGGGCCGAGGGGGAGGGAGTCGTGAGCGCGAGAGGGGGAAGCGGCCGCGGGTGTGGGCTGGAAACGGCCCAGTTAGGGGGGAAAGggattctctttttctttttattttccaaatTCTATTTCTATTGTTGCATCCCTTTTTTTGAACAATTAATTAACTAGGTAATCTTAGGTGCTAATAAAATAAATAAGGAaggggggttagattagggttccaaacctcgggtttgaaaattgggatgttacactattgttataaattctctctcaaaattataatacctaaaaatgttgcataaatcgatacccaatttcagaacggtatgagtaattgggtaaaccatgggcaataataaaacgagttggactatacatctctgcatataaaagtctctgcttggcagcattggcatgatgtcgtgcactttactaccaatataaacacacatttttcctatgtgcctcaaagcacaatgcaaccagtgaatgtccttgtgagcgctagaccctgatggtcattttacttgttgatctgaagtcaactaatagctccaaacgacgaatggtatgcatgagcTCCTGAAGGACCCtcatggataaaatagtgttgcgcatatcagtctaaatcttaatgattgactatgcatttggtagtaataacaataagtttgcagaattgtaacctgaagcaacttgttgttgcgtgtctcgctggatgttgagactaacccttcatgttgaaggacaaatatgtaatattcatgccactacattaatctaagtccaaagctcactacaTAAAActcctatctgtaatgtgcgtaagatttcccaaataaatcaccacaatagcatacattgcccacaactggatgattgtggttggggattttatctgtatgcttttagaacatctcggcattagggggaggaatgcccatatagtgtaatgcctcaatattctattaaacacacataagccaaactgaacctgtcgttcgatgtgtactcctatgtatatggagtttgctagaaatcgttgaggattaaccatattggtttgaatgcttctacctgatgtagatgtggatatacccgggattaatatcatatccacatttgacttattggcatttgatctattctgcgGGGACGCCTGCGGATATGATCCATCGaccttagtcaaaacatatgttctgattgcagattcacgtggtctgtgataactctcctccgattaattcaccctgatggtgattcGCCTCaccaagaggttcatcttgatgatgaaattcctagcaatgcgcgcaatatcattgtgctaggaatacggaacaacaaatcttttgtttttgggaaatgacaaagatcattattaaatgtgggagacaaatgtgtcgacacctatcttgcctctatagattgcaaagggatccaaaacaaagtcctaggcatgagtgctttaagctctcttaccgggtcattgataaatgcaatcgaggctgaaccaagaaTCGCAAAGTGAAAGTCGCGAACTttaagttcggacatttatgggcactattgaaataatgtgtggtgaatgcgatggttcaagtggtcttgtaagagacccatcccacatatgtgttgaataaacattgttctgctatgtaatatatctggcaaatggcatgaattaaaatatgcagttaataggatttcaGAAGATCCGTCATGAGGTCCAAGGAGGACTCATAatcttgaattataaatatgcaacttataaatctcataccgaataatgCATTCCTGATGAATGACCACTCTCAGGTGTAGGgagaatatctcctagttgagattatagttctcagatggaacctttccagaagaaacaaagtctATGTTGAACactaaagtttgataatccctataaaggtataaagacccatacagacccgaaaatgaataagatgaggtaccaaaggacttgaagttcaccgaataagcacatgtgcattccacgagttttactcatggtattttccacttgATGTGAAATTACGGTATCCTTTAAAGCCCTGATGGCAAAAACCTATAAGGCTTGGTGTTACTGGCAAagtatccccattgtgccagaatgacagactataacaatgcatctgatcgatgaaaaatccctggtcgattatgatctttgatggacttttgttacaccatcatagaagtTGTAATGAATGAACGTCTGGAGCGATGAGTCATATCTAATATCTCCTAAGTCCTATGGAAGGACAAATTATTtgatttgcacaactatgtatacatTGTggtgtatgatagaatgaaaggtGTAGCTCCCTAGCCTCATCCACCCTCATTATTTTATATGAACAATGAGACACATATCTTGAAGGATGTGTTTGAGTTTCGAGGGATaaagactttgacagatgtcatcgtcagggggagtgaATGCTTAATATTGATCACAATTGCGAGATACTGAATGTCATATCAGTATGCCCTGGAGGCATCAACTTGATGATCAATACATGAAGCTTTATAgaagtttctatcaaatatatagatccagtcgatcgaacaccatcagtcaaagtggcttatttatgttgatacgtgcacttacctcgtatttcctagaagtgagtagaggtaaagttcctgaaatagtccttgcaaggatatgcaatccgtttgctaaatctttatgtgcatatacttatagaagaagatgttttgccttattgatacgatTTTGCAAGGAtgaggggagcacatttctaaagttagcccttgtagaagatttgatagaatctagatcctagaggatcgaaatctgtcccgatgatAGCTGTTGTActtttttcccttggtgagttttcttaaagtttctcacatgaggtttttaatgaggcaacaacgtgcaaatgcaatttgtatcaccatgtactctttctccatatttttcccactgggtttttcagagttttaacgaggcatgtgttggtcgcggtattcgcccaagagggagtgttaagtaaccatagttagggttatgtgggcaaatacctgctttgcccctgaggggtctcaaatctctatataaggagcctgtacaccccctcataatatagagaagagaaagaggtcaGAAGTCCAACCTATatcctgtgtctcgtgtgtttcctctgtcgtgtttATGAGAAATGAGACGAGTCCTCTGTAGCTTCTTGCGTTTCTTCTGCTGATGGGAGGAAAGAGAGTGGATCTGATGATCCTAATTGTCAACAAGTCGGGCCTGATTGGTTGCCGTATCTAGGCAGCATGGCCGAGCGAGCCAGGTCCGCGGCAGCCTGGCTGTGCATCGCGTGAGCCTGGCTCCACAGATGCGCAGATTTTGGTCGCATCTCCAGAGCCTGGCCCGAACTCCTTTTTTGCATCGCGAGACACAGGCGCTGATGCATATGCGGCAAACCAAACAAGCGGCAAAGTAGCACGCGCCTGGTTACGTGGATGCAACCTACAACCAAACACACTACGACCGCATACCGTGAGCCTGGTTGGCCTATATGCGGGCAACCAATCAGGCCCAAGCTTTCCTTAGCAACCAAGTTAGGGCCATTCTCGTCGTGTGGATTCGAACAGCCGGACAGGACCGCCATACCGGCCGCAGAGTCAGCGACACAGCGTCGTTTCAAAGCTACCTTCTGAGTTCTGAATCATCTGCCTTCTCCCGCCTCCCCATCCAAAATATCCACTGCTGCCGGAGCCATGCCTCCGTCACACCGGAACTTCCACTTCTTCATCACCTCCGTCCTCGTTCTCCTCGTCACCTCCGCCGCCGCGCTATCCGTCTCCACCCCCGTCAAGCTCACATGTAAGTATGCCTCTGTCTCCCACCCCACCGCCGAACCCCTCAAACCCCCAACCCTAACCCGCCCTCTCGCAGTCACCTCACACCCGCCGGCCTCCGTCCCCCTCCCGTCCGCGCGACCCCTCTCTGGTGGTGATGCCGCCGGGCCCTACTGCACGCGTGTTCTCCTCCGCGGCCGCCCCTCCCGCCTCCGCGACCCTTCCCGCTTTTTCCACGCGCTTCGCCTCCGCGCCAACGCCACTCGCCCCCACGGTCTCGAGCTCTGTTTTCACAGGTTAGTGAGATGGGGAACCAAACTCTTAGATTTGGTGGTCTGTATCGCTAGCATTTTGGTTCTCGGTCTAATTTCCTTGGTTTATGCACTTTGTGTTTTGTAGAAATGCTACGGTGGGGCCGTGCCAGTGCGCGGCGTCCCAATGGCAGAAGATGCCCAAGAGCGGGCTCTGGATGCAAGCCATATCACCGTACGACCACCGGATTCTGGATTTCCGAATGCCCACTGACCCTTCGAGGTCTGTTGTGGTGTCCACTGAGGAAGGTATGGTTTCTTCCGCTTCCTTTGTTTTGATGCAGTTCTAGTTTGGTGCCCTCTCTTTCGTGCAGTTCTTGATTGCAGAGTATGATGTGTCTTTTGTTGTTGTGTATGCAGAGTTCTTGCTCCACAGGGTGGTGTTCTTGGTCCTAGGGTTGGTGCTCATGGTGGTAGCACAAACATTGAGCGAGTCTGTTGTGTTCTACTATGGTGGAGCAATGACGATCGGCATTTTCCTTGTGATACTGATTATACTCTTTCAGGTAATTTATAAACCTTTTCACTCTGCTCTATAAAGTAGTAGGTGAGCACTTCAGCTGATGGTTGGTATTCGTAATGGTGGTTGGTGCCATTCTTGTAATGGTTCAGTGGAGGCTGTGGAGCTCACTTACCATCTTATTTGAAGTTGCCATTTGGATTATGGAATATTTGAAGATTATATACGAATTTCGCTCTGGAAAATCCTCAATCTACAATGTAAATATATATCTTGGCAAAAGGCTTCCTCTGTCCATAGGGATTTGTACCTCCTTTGTttgttttctttcagatgacagtATTACTATAGGGCATTGCTGTGTGGAGCAGTAGCTACAGTCACAAAGTCCAGTCTTTCCTTAATGAAGCTTGAAGCTATGTACTTCAAGTGATTTTATGCCAGCTGTACGCAGCATCTCCACATGAATCTAACTTTTGGCCTGTTCAATAGGAAACCTATGTTTTGTCTGTTATTCAATCATTTTATGGACACCACCTGCTTACCTGACCTTTTTTCCTATCTACTTTCAGGGAATGAAGCTTTTACCAACTGGTAGAAAGAGTTCTCTTGCTATTTTCACTTACTCTTCACTTGTAAGTATCGTTTAAAATATTTACATGATCCACTTTGGGTTCTACCTTACATCCCTAGGACCCTAGATCACTCATGTGGCATTTTTTCTATAACAGGTTGGAATGACAACATATTTTCTTCACTATTTGTCGGGTATGCTGCGCTCTGTTCTTGTGGAAATTGGGATTGCTGAAGACATGCATAATCCTGTATGTAAGTTCTTCATTTAGGTTATATCCGGTATTTCTGGTTTCTTCTATTTTCACTTGTCTTTACATATATTTAAGGGAATATGACTTATGTTTAAACAATATTATTATCCTTTGAATTGCCAGTTTGGAGTTTGCCACATGACTTCCCACTTTCTTGTCTTCTATGTTTTCTCTGTTCTATATTATAGTTATCTatgaaatctctactacttattaacaaCCTAAGAGTAGTCTGCCTCCTCTGGTTCTGCCTTCCCACCGTTCTGCCTCCCATCAATCTGGACCGTTCGTTCTGTTGCCCACACTTCCCCTCGAACCTCCTCCGTCCGTCGGTTTTCTCTCCATCCCGCCTCGACATCACCCTCGATTT
It encodes:
- the LOC100284494 gene encoding rhodopsin-like receptor precursor encodes the protein MPPSHRNFHFFITSVLVLLVTSAAALSVSTPVKLTFTSHPPASVPLPSARPLSGGDAAGPYCTRVLLRGRPSRLRDPSRFFHALRLRANATRPHGLELCFHRNATVGPCQCAASQWQKMPKSGLWMQAISPYDHRILDFRMPTDPSRSVVVSTEEEFLLHRVVFLVLGLVLMVVAQTLSESVVFYYGGAMTIGIFLVILIILFQGMKLLPTGRKSSLAIFTYSSLVGMTTYFLHYLSGMLRSVLVEIGIAEDMHNPLGIFVLVSVILAGAWFGYWGVRKFVLAEDGSVDEGVAYFVEWAILIVSAVMILQSSLDYLFAFTTLVLCGIIKVIARIEGKSKVLRYIFGGLSDGTSRNSSRYGDFDEDYSSMNEDRQDGFGNLHGGYQRHAPRRNSPLAGSAKTLSQGVAMDSFYSTFHTTPERMEFTKEEYEAFTRKETKKAMKQLLSSPDFNRWALANADRISVAPPGGSYSSNNSQQRHRFLGLF